In one Streptomyces sp. NBC_00597 genomic region, the following are encoded:
- a CDS encoding SCO0930 family lipoprotein has translation MGIKRGTTLAAVAVVVTLTATACGGGDYAKGGDAKPAGAASAAPASGAGAGDYGSDYGSGSGAGAADAAGAGIKSAGQLAIAQNEKLGSVLADSAGMTLYRFDKDTAKPPKSNCEGDCAKTWPVVAAGDATAAAGMDPSVLGEVVRGDGSKQLTVGGWPVYRYSKDTKAGETNGQGVGGTWFALAPDGKKAAKAAAASAAPAASDAPAASAAPYPSAAPAGAGQAAGALTVAKDPKLGEHIVDGNGMTVYRFKKDTAWPMASNCTGDCVAKWPVVPPVDKANAKGIVEKGYSVLDRPDGMKQQAIDCWPVYTFTGDKKAGDVNGQGVGGTWYAVSPDGKLITTS, from the coding sequence ATGGGCATCAAGCGCGGAACCACCCTGGCCGCCGTGGCAGTCGTCGTCACCCTCACCGCGACAGCCTGCGGCGGCGGGGACTACGCCAAGGGAGGGGACGCGAAGCCGGCCGGGGCCGCGTCCGCCGCCCCCGCCTCCGGCGCCGGTGCCGGTGACTACGGCTCCGACTACGGCTCGGGATCCGGTGCCGGAGCGGCAGACGCCGCCGGGGCGGGCATCAAGTCCGCCGGGCAGCTGGCGATCGCCCAGAACGAGAAGCTCGGCTCCGTCCTCGCCGACAGCGCCGGGATGACCCTCTACCGCTTCGACAAGGACACCGCCAAGCCGCCGAAGTCCAACTGCGAGGGCGACTGCGCGAAGACCTGGCCGGTGGTCGCGGCCGGCGACGCCACCGCCGCCGCGGGCATGGACCCGTCGGTGCTCGGCGAGGTGGTCCGCGGCGACGGCAGCAAGCAGCTGACCGTGGGCGGCTGGCCCGTGTACCGCTACAGCAAGGACACCAAGGCGGGCGAGACCAACGGGCAGGGCGTCGGCGGGACCTGGTTCGCGCTCGCCCCCGACGGCAAGAAGGCCGCGAAGGCGGCCGCCGCTTCTGCCGCGCCCGCGGCTTCCGACGCGCCCGCCGCGTCTGCCGCGCCGTACCCGAGCGCCGCGCCCGCCGGTGCGGGTCAGGCCGCGGGCGCCCTGACGGTCGCCAAGGACCCCAAGCTCGGCGAGCACATCGTCGACGGCAACGGGATGACCGTCTACCGGTTCAAGAAGGACACCGCCTGGCCGATGGCCTCCAACTGCACCGGTGACTGCGTCGCCAAGTGGCCGGTGGTGCCCCCGGTGGACAAGGCCAACGCCAAGGGCATCGTGGAGAAGGGCTACTCCGTACTGGACCGCCCCGACGGCATGAAGCAGCAGGCGATCGACTGCTGGCCCGTCTACACCTTCACCGGTGACAAGAAGGCCGGCGACGTCAACGGGCAGGGCGTCGGCGGCACCTGGTACGCGGTCTCGCCCGACGGCAAGCTGATCACCACGTCCTGA
- a CDS encoding GuaB1 family IMP dehydrogenase-related protein gives MRFLNDQKPPYDLTYDDVFMVPSRSAVGSRQGVDLSSPDGTGTTIPLVVANMTAIAGRRMAETVARRGGIVVIPQDIPIEVVTDVISWVKTRHHVLDTPITLAPTQTVADALSLLPKRAHGAGVVVDADGRPVGVVTDHDLTGVDRFTQLSEVMSRELLLIDADIDPREAFNQLDAGHRKLAPAVDKDGKLVGILTRKGALRATLYTPATDANGKLRIAAAVGINGDFVQKAKQLLDAGVDTLVIDTAHGHQESMINAIKAVRALDPHVPIVAGNIVAAEGVKDLIDAGADIIKVGVGPGAMCTTRMMTGVGRPQFSAVLECAAEAKKYGKHVWADGGVRHPRDVAMALAAGAANVMIGSWFAGTYESPGDLQQAADGRFYKESFGMASARAVQNRTSEESAYDRARKGLFEEGISTSRMFLDPTRPGVEDLIDSIIAGVRSSCTYAGAGSLAEFEEKAVVGVQSAAGYAEGKPLHASWS, from the coding sequence GTGCGTTTCCTCAATGACCAGAAGCCGCCGTACGACCTGACGTACGACGATGTATTCATGGTGCCGAGCCGCTCCGCGGTCGGTTCCCGCCAGGGCGTGGACCTCTCCTCGCCCGACGGTACCGGCACCACCATCCCGCTCGTCGTGGCGAACATGACCGCCATCGCGGGCCGCCGCATGGCCGAGACGGTAGCCCGCCGCGGCGGCATCGTGGTCATCCCGCAGGACATCCCGATCGAGGTCGTCACCGACGTCATCTCCTGGGTCAAGACCCGCCACCACGTGCTCGACACCCCGATCACCCTGGCGCCCACCCAGACCGTCGCCGACGCGCTGTCCCTGCTGCCCAAGCGGGCCCACGGCGCCGGCGTCGTCGTCGACGCCGACGGCCGCCCGGTCGGCGTCGTCACCGACCACGACCTGACCGGCGTGGACCGCTTCACCCAGCTCTCCGAGGTCATGTCGAGGGAGCTCCTGCTCATCGACGCCGACATCGACCCCCGCGAGGCGTTCAACCAGCTCGACGCCGGCCACCGCAAGCTGGCCCCGGCCGTCGACAAGGACGGCAAGCTGGTCGGCATCCTGACCCGCAAGGGCGCGCTGCGCGCGACCCTTTACACCCCGGCCACCGACGCCAACGGCAAGCTGCGCATCGCGGCGGCCGTCGGCATCAACGGCGACTTCGTGCAGAAGGCCAAGCAGCTGCTCGACGCGGGCGTGGACACGCTCGTCATCGACACGGCCCACGGCCACCAGGAGTCGATGATCAACGCGATCAAGGCCGTGCGCGCTCTGGACCCGCACGTTCCGATCGTGGCCGGCAACATCGTGGCCGCCGAGGGCGTCAAGGACCTCATCGACGCAGGTGCCGACATCATCAAGGTCGGTGTGGGCCCCGGCGCCATGTGCACCACCCGCATGATGACCGGCGTGGGCCGCCCGCAGTTCTCCGCGGTACTGGAGTGCGCGGCGGAGGCCAAGAAGTACGGCAAGCACGTATGGGCCGACGGCGGCGTCCGCCACCCGCGCGACGTGGCGATGGCGCTGGCCGCCGGCGCCGCGAACGTGATGATCGGCTCCTGGTTCGCCGGTACGTACGAGTCGCCGGGCGACCTGCAGCAGGCGGCCGACGGCCGCTTCTACAAGGAGTCGTTCGGCATGGCGTCGGCGCGCGCCGTGCAGAACCGCACCTCGGAGGAGTCGGCGTACGACCGGGCCCGCAAGGGCCTCTTCGAGGAGGGCATCTCCACCTCGCGGATGTTCCTGGACCCGACCCGTCCGGGCGTCGAGGACCTGATCGACTCGATCATCGCGGGCGTCCGCTCCTCCTGCACCTACGCGGGCGCGGGCTCCCTCGCCGAGTTCGAGGAGAAGGCCGTGGTCGGCGTCCAGTCGGCGGCGGGCTACGCCGAGGGCAAGCCGCTGCACGCCAGCTGGAGCTAG
- a CDS encoding LytTR family DNA-binding domain-containing protein, with the protein MLRVLAVDDEKPLLEELLYLLRSDPRVLSAEGASDATEALRRITRALETGPDGPDGIDVVFLDIHMAGLTGLDIARLLAGFAHPPLIVFVTAHEGFAVQAFDLKAVDYVLKPVRPERLAEAVRRARAQLGRAAAQPSEPAEPAGPSIPVQRRPAPEVTVAERTPDQIAVELGGVTRFVAIADIAYVEAQGDYARLHTDEGSHLVRIPLSTLEERWAARGFVRIHRRHLVALGRIDELRLDAGTTSVRVGSAELQVSRRHARELRDLLMRQATG; encoded by the coding sequence ATGCTGCGCGTACTGGCCGTCGACGACGAGAAGCCGCTCCTTGAGGAACTCCTCTACCTGCTGCGCTCCGACCCCCGGGTGCTGAGCGCCGAGGGCGCCTCGGACGCCACCGAGGCCCTGCGGCGGATCACCCGGGCCCTGGAGACCGGCCCCGACGGGCCCGACGGCATCGACGTGGTCTTCCTCGACATCCACATGGCGGGGCTGACCGGCCTCGACATAGCCCGGCTGCTGGCCGGGTTCGCGCACCCGCCGCTGATCGTGTTCGTCACCGCCCACGAGGGGTTCGCCGTCCAGGCCTTCGACCTCAAAGCCGTGGACTACGTGCTCAAGCCGGTCCGTCCGGAGCGGCTGGCCGAGGCCGTCCGGCGGGCCCGTGCCCAGCTCGGCCGGGCCGCCGCGCAACCGTCCGAGCCCGCGGAACCGGCCGGTCCGAGCATCCCGGTGCAGCGCCGCCCCGCCCCCGAGGTGACCGTCGCCGAGCGCACCCCGGACCAGATCGCCGTCGAACTGGGCGGCGTCACCCGGTTCGTGGCGATCGCCGACATCGCGTACGTCGAGGCGCAGGGCGACTACGCCCGGCTGCACACCGACGAGGGCAGCCACCTGGTCCGCATCCCGCTCTCCACGCTGGAGGAGCGCTGGGCGGCCCGCGGGTTCGTCCGCATCCACCGCCGCCACCTCGTGGCGCTGGGCCGCATCGACGAACTCCGGCTGGACGCGGGCACCACCAGCGTCCGCGTCGGGTCGGCCGAGCTCCAGGTCAGCCGCCGCCACGCCCGCGAGCTGCGGGACCTGCTGATGCGCCAGGCGACCGGATAG
- a CDS encoding histidine kinase has translation MTGAVLTALAAAGGALLTGLGWAGGRWHARRGERTSGPDLGTPVERATFHTLHTASLAAPPLRAGLTEDAARKAAKRLRSLLGTEALCLTDREAVLAWDGPGADHHQRRAMARVAVMLASGRSQSVRTECTRPDCPLKWAVVAPLTGEDGVLGALVAYGSRESAVLVRAATEVARWVSVQLELSELDRSRTRLMEAEIKALRAQISPHFIFNSLAAIASFVRTDPERARDLLLEFADFTRYSFRRHGEFTTLAEELRSIEQYLALAGARFGDRLKVTLQVAPEVLPVALPFLCLQPLVENAVKHGLEDSTEECRVTIAARDAGAEAVITIEDDGVGMDPGVLRRILAGERGGSSSGIGLTNVDERIRQVYGDAYGPVIETGVGAGMRITLRIPKYRAGVHSSPPGEQLRRY, from the coding sequence GTGACCGGAGCGGTGCTCACGGCCCTGGCGGCGGCGGGCGGGGCCCTGCTGACGGGTCTGGGCTGGGCCGGCGGCCGGTGGCACGCCCGGCGCGGCGAGCGGACGAGCGGCCCGGACCTCGGCACCCCCGTGGAGCGGGCCACCTTCCACACCCTGCACACCGCCTCGTTGGCCGCTCCCCCGCTGCGCGCCGGGCTCACCGAGGACGCCGCCCGCAAGGCCGCCAAGCGGCTGCGCTCGCTGCTGGGCACGGAGGCGCTGTGCCTCACCGACCGGGAGGCCGTGCTGGCCTGGGACGGGCCGGGCGCCGACCACCACCAGCGGCGGGCCATGGCCCGGGTCGCCGTCATGCTGGCTTCGGGGCGCAGCCAGAGCGTGCGGACGGAGTGCACACGGCCCGACTGCCCGCTGAAGTGGGCGGTGGTGGCCCCGCTCACCGGTGAGGACGGGGTGCTCGGCGCGCTCGTGGCCTACGGGTCGCGGGAGTCGGCGGTACTCGTGCGGGCCGCGACGGAGGTCGCCCGCTGGGTCTCCGTCCAGCTGGAGCTGTCCGAACTGGACCGCTCGCGGACCCGGCTGATGGAGGCGGAGATCAAGGCGCTGCGGGCGCAGATCTCCCCGCACTTCATCTTCAACTCCCTCGCCGCGATCGCCTCGTTCGTCCGCACCGATCCGGAGCGGGCCCGGGACCTGCTGCTGGAGTTCGCCGACTTCACGCGCTACTCCTTCCGCCGGCACGGCGAGTTCACCACGCTGGCCGAGGAGCTGCGCTCCATCGAGCAGTACCTGGCCCTGGCCGGGGCCCGGTTCGGGGACCGGCTGAAGGTGACCCTCCAGGTGGCGCCCGAGGTGCTGCCGGTGGCACTGCCCTTCCTGTGCCTCCAGCCCCTCGTGGAGAACGCCGTCAAACACGGGTTGGAGGACTCCACCGAGGAGTGCCGGGTCACGATCGCCGCCCGGGACGCCGGCGCGGAGGCCGTGATCACCATCGAGGACGACGGGGTCGGCATGGATCCGGGCGTACTGCGCCGCATCCTCGCCGGGGAACGCGGCGGCTCCTCGTCGGGCATCGGGCTGACGAACGTGGACGAGCGGATCCGGCAGGTGTACGGGGACGCGTACGGCCCGGTGATCGAGACGGGCGTCGGCGCGGGCATGAGGATCACCCTGCGCATTCCCAAGTACCGCGCGGGGGTCCACAGTTCACCTCCGGGGGAGCAGCTTCGCCGCTACTGA
- a CDS encoding sigma-70 family RNA polymerase sigma factor, with amino-acid sequence MTSTLRLRTDAHALARLHSEHGKALYGFLLGLTSGDRHRAEDLVQETLLRAWKHPEALESGHGSMRPWLYTVGRRLAIDARRARRVRPAEVGPDALDAHAPAADDRTEQAVAVLDVRDALRSLSPEHRAVLVQIYFRGSSVCEAAQALGVPVGTVKSRTYYALRALREAMPGYGPGTGPDSGPARRAAA; translated from the coding sequence GTGACCAGTACCCTCCGCCTCCGCACCGACGCGCACGCCCTCGCGCGACTGCACAGCGAACACGGCAAGGCCCTCTACGGTTTCCTCCTCGGTCTCACGTCCGGCGACCGGCACCGCGCCGAGGACCTCGTCCAGGAGACCCTCTTGCGCGCCTGGAAGCACCCCGAGGCGCTGGAGAGCGGCCACGGGTCCATGCGGCCCTGGCTGTACACCGTCGGCCGGCGCCTCGCCATCGACGCCCGGCGGGCCCGCCGGGTGCGGCCCGCCGAGGTCGGGCCGGACGCCCTGGACGCGCACGCGCCGGCCGCCGACGACCGCACCGAGCAGGCCGTCGCCGTCCTCGACGTCCGTGACGCGCTGAGATCGCTCAGCCCGGAGCACCGCGCCGTGCTCGTGCAGATCTACTTCCGCGGATCGTCGGTCTGCGAGGCCGCCCAGGCGCTCGGAGTCCCGGTCGGGACCGTCAAATCGCGTACGTACTACGCCCTGCGGGCCCTGCGGGAAGCCATGCCCGGCTACGGCCCGGGCACCGGCCCCGACTCCGGGCCCGCCCGTCGCGCGGCCGCCTGA
- a CDS encoding cation acetate symporter translates to MNQTYALTAVTVVVLVTVLLGALGLRISRTTSDFYVASRTVRPRLNAAAISGEYLSAASFLGVAGLVLLQGPEMLWYPVGYTAGYLVLLALVAAPLRRSGAYTLPDFAEARLESQAVRRVAVLFVVGVGWLYLMPQLQGAGLTLEILTGAPHWVGGVVVAFVVTAAVAAGGMRSITFVQAFQYWLKLTALLVPAFFLLAAWAGDGAPRASFDAPAVFREHTTVTLAEDVRLTLDAPLALKVTGQVDGRTYTSAPLTLEPGEHSVRSRARLEFAADTRVPQTRAASGPDAARWSEPLGGGGPALGLYATYGLVLATFLGTMGLPHVAVRFYTSPDGRDARRTTLVVLGLLGAFYLLPPVYGVLGRTYAPELALTGDADAAVLVLPERMLGGVLGDLLGALLAGGAFAAFLSTASGLTMAVAGVLHQDVLPARGVRSFRIAVLVAMLVPLAGSVALTDVPVADAVGLAFAVSASSFCPLLVLGIWWRGLTPPGAVAGLVIGGGAALGAALATRAGLPRAGWAHTLLAWPAAWSVPLGFLTMVLVSLATRSRIPAGTAATLARLHLPESVTGAGGSGAGSGPTAGSAARAGGAP, encoded by the coding sequence TTGAACCAGACGTACGCGCTGACCGCGGTCACCGTAGTCGTCCTGGTCACGGTGCTCCTCGGCGCGCTGGGCCTGCGGATATCGCGGACCACCTCCGACTTCTACGTCGCCTCCCGGACGGTGCGGCCCCGGCTCAACGCGGCCGCGATCAGCGGCGAGTACCTCTCCGCGGCCTCCTTCCTCGGGGTGGCCGGTCTGGTGCTGCTCCAGGGGCCCGAGATGCTCTGGTACCCGGTCGGCTACACGGCCGGGTACCTGGTGCTGCTCGCGCTGGTGGCGGCCCCGCTGCGGCGCTCGGGGGCGTACACGCTGCCCGACTTCGCCGAAGCCCGGCTGGAGTCGCAGGCGGTGCGCCGGGTCGCGGTGCTGTTCGTGGTCGGGGTGGGCTGGCTGTACCTGATGCCGCAACTCCAGGGTGCCGGGCTGACGCTGGAGATCCTGACCGGTGCGCCGCACTGGGTGGGCGGGGTGGTCGTCGCGTTCGTCGTGACCGCGGCCGTCGCGGCCGGCGGGATGCGGAGCATCACGTTCGTGCAGGCCTTCCAGTACTGGCTCAAGCTGACCGCACTGCTGGTGCCCGCGTTCTTCCTGCTCGCCGCCTGGGCCGGGGACGGCGCGCCGCGCGCCTCCTTCGACGCACCGGCGGTGTTCCGCGAGCACACCACCGTCACGCTCGCCGAGGACGTCCGGCTGACCCTGGACGCGCCGCTGGCGCTGAAGGTCACCGGGCAGGTCGACGGGCGCACCTACACGTCCGCGCCGCTGACGCTGGAGCCCGGGGAGCACTCCGTACGCTCCCGGGCGCGGCTGGAGTTCGCCGCGGACACCCGGGTCCCGCAGACCCGGGCGGCGTCCGGGCCGGACGCGGCCCGCTGGTCCGAGCCGCTGGGCGGGGGCGGGCCGGCGCTCGGCCTGTACGCGACGTACGGGCTGGTGCTGGCCACCTTCCTCGGGACGATGGGCCTGCCCCACGTCGCCGTGCGGTTCTACACGAGCCCCGACGGCCGCGACGCGCGGCGCACCACCTTGGTGGTGCTCGGGCTGCTCGGTGCCTTCTACCTGCTGCCGCCGGTGTACGGGGTGCTCGGCCGGACCTACGCGCCGGAACTCGCCCTCACCGGGGACGCGGACGCGGCGGTGCTGGTGCTGCCGGAACGGATGCTGGGCGGGGTGCTCGGCGACCTGCTGGGGGCCCTGCTGGCCGGGGGCGCGTTCGCGGCGTTCCTGTCGACGGCCTCGGGGCTGACCATGGCGGTGGCCGGGGTGCTGCACCAGGACGTCCTGCCGGCGCGCGGGGTGCGGTCGTTCCGGATCGCGGTGCTGGTGGCGATGCTGGTGCCGCTGGCCGGGAGCGTGGCGCTGACCGACGTCCCGGTGGCGGACGCGGTGGGGCTGGCCTTCGCCGTGTCGGCGTCGTCCTTCTGCCCACTGCTGGTGCTGGGCATCTGGTGGCGCGGGTTGACCCCGCCGGGTGCGGTGGCCGGGCTGGTCATCGGGGGCGGGGCGGCGCTGGGCGCGGCGCTGGCGACCCGGGCGGGGCTGCCCCGGGCGGGCTGGGCGCACACGCTGCTGGCGTGGCCGGCGGCGTGGTCGGTACCGCTGGGGTTCCTGACGATGGTGCTCGTGTCGCTGGCCACCCGGTCGCGGATCCCGGCGGGGACGGCGGCGACCCTGGCCAGGCTGCACCTGCCGGAGAGCGTGACCGGGGCCGGTGGCTCCGGTGCCGGGTCCGGGCCGACAGCGGGATCCGCGGCCCGCGCGGGCGGTGCTCCGTGA
- a CDS encoding AAA family ATPase gives MRVGREQQREELREWVRGGARGRGSRLIVEGEPGAGRTALVREALAEAAALGCRVRYGAADPFTAGLPLRAALDCLHPDGPERAAVVALLREAGEAAQPGGAWLAALDLLVSGVEGWCARGPLLLVLDDLHWADPASLLLWQRLARSVDRLPLLLAATRRPLPRRAEVERLCAGLGAGPGGRTVRLEPLTEPETAEALRRTLGAEPGPRLLRAAARAGGNPRLLRELTAQWSGLVATTTGAPGGGESGARGRTAGEGRGPGAGSTQGPGRGHRGVLPQGHGGSVVPGDGSGLGGGGAAGAGDAAGGREVGRVAELIVSESELPEPPASLPRGLGYLSRSAYTTLRHATLLGPAFTPRELALVQARPTREVLAELEEPLLAGLLEDTGELLRFRQPALRRALYAELPRAARSALHQDAARALAEAGHDPARTAEQLLAGPSLDRWAVHWLADSSQSLIAAAPAAAAELLERAVGRADCADREALEGGLADAALMLRRPESAELLTTLHERATDPGARSALAFKLVSALMIQGDMGRSLAVTEDALVEGVPSPAIRLRLEACRVLALAELGCPAQAHALAVPVVAEAARLGDPLCGAEAHHAMAFVLFHLGRGRESLHHVAEGIACARRSVEANDMRLLMLANQAEGHLRFDEPAPAAAALREARELALATRSTGRLVVIEALLAGFHYGLGDWDAAFAGAGRADGLPVSDGWLPVVVHGLRALVLGHRDEREAARAELALLPPDAFAAPAARRYSGHVLLARALVAERAGRPAEAVRELLPALADGPDEAMAYERPWVLSEIVRLALECGDTATARAAVAACGRTAAALAEHPGPALALLRCRGLFAQDPQLLEQALERAQAAGRPLVLGQAWEDLAVARAWHGDLTAARSALTRAVAAYEDLGARWDTARADARLRSLGVRRGSRSARRRPANGWEALTPAELKVALLVAQGRSNPEIARALFLSTRTVQTHVSHILAKLQVRSRAGVAAQAAARRAGPESGPVPGP, from the coding sequence GTGCGGGTCGGGCGGGAACAGCAGCGTGAAGAGTTGCGGGAGTGGGTGCGCGGCGGTGCGCGGGGCCGCGGGAGCCGACTGATCGTGGAGGGCGAGCCCGGCGCGGGCCGGACCGCCCTCGTGCGGGAGGCACTGGCCGAGGCGGCCGCGCTGGGCTGCCGGGTGCGCTACGGGGCCGCCGACCCCTTCACGGCGGGGCTGCCGCTGCGGGCGGCGCTGGACTGCCTGCACCCCGACGGCCCCGAGCGGGCGGCCGTGGTCGCCCTGCTCCGGGAGGCCGGCGAGGCGGCGCAGCCCGGCGGGGCGTGGCTCGCCGCCCTGGACCTGCTGGTTTCCGGGGTCGAGGGGTGGTGCGCGCGGGGTCCGCTGCTCCTGGTGCTGGACGACCTGCACTGGGCGGACCCGGCCAGCCTCCTGCTGTGGCAGCGCCTGGCCCGGTCGGTGGACCGGCTGCCGCTGCTGCTGGCGGCGACCCGGCGGCCGCTGCCCCGCAGGGCAGAGGTGGAACGGCTGTGCGCCGGGCTGGGAGCCGGGCCGGGCGGGCGCACCGTCCGACTGGAGCCGCTGACCGAACCGGAGACGGCCGAGGCGCTCCGCCGGACGCTGGGCGCGGAGCCGGGGCCGCGGCTGCTCCGGGCCGCTGCCCGGGCGGGTGGCAACCCCCGCCTGCTGCGGGAGCTGACCGCGCAGTGGTCCGGGCTCGTCGCCACCACCACCGGGGCCCCCGGCGGGGGCGAGAGCGGGGCCCGGGGACGCACCGCGGGCGAAGGCCGGGGGCCCGGCGCGGGCTCGACCCAGGGCCCCGGCAGAGGCCACCGCGGAGTCTTGCCCCAGGGGCACGGCGGAAGCGTCGTCCCGGGCGACGGCTCCGGCCTCGGCGGGGGCGGGGCAGCCGGGGCGGGCGACGCCGCGGGCGGGCGGGAGGTCGGGCGTGTCGCCGAACTGATCGTGTCGGAATCGGAGTTGCCCGAGCCGCCCGCCTCCCTCCCGCGGGGGCTCGGCTACCTCTCCCGCTCCGCCTACACCACCCTGCGGCACGCGACGCTGCTCGGCCCGGCCTTCACCCCGCGCGAGCTGGCCCTCGTACAGGCCAGGCCCACCCGGGAGGTGCTGGCCGAACTGGAGGAGCCGCTCCTCGCCGGGCTGTTGGAGGACACCGGCGAGCTGCTGCGCTTCCGGCAGCCGGCGCTGCGCCGCGCCCTGTACGCGGAGCTGCCCCGGGCCGCCCGGTCCGCCCTGCACCAGGACGCGGCGCGGGCCCTGGCCGAGGCCGGGCACGATCCGGCCCGGACCGCCGAACAGCTCCTGGCCGGCCCGTCGTTGGACCGGTGGGCGGTGCACTGGTTGGCGGACTCGTCGCAGTCACTGATCGCGGCGGCGCCCGCGGCCGCCGCCGAACTGCTGGAGCGGGCCGTCGGCCGGGCCGACTGCGCGGACCGGGAAGCCCTGGAGGGCGGCCTCGCGGACGCCGCCCTGATGCTGCGCCGCCCCGAGTCGGCGGAGCTCCTGACCACCCTGCACGAGCGGGCCACGGACCCCGGGGCCCGGTCGGCCCTGGCCTTCAAGCTGGTGTCGGCGCTGATGATCCAGGGGGACATGGGCCGTTCGCTGGCCGTCACCGAGGACGCGCTGGTGGAGGGGGTCCCCTCCCCCGCGATCCGGCTGCGCCTGGAGGCCTGCCGGGTCCTGGCCCTGGCCGAACTGGGCTGCCCGGCGCAGGCGCACGCGTTGGCCGTACCGGTGGTGGCGGAGGCGGCCCGGCTCGGCGATCCGCTGTGCGGGGCGGAGGCCCACCACGCGATGGCCTTCGTGCTGTTCCACCTCGGGCGGGGCCGGGAGTCGCTGCACCACGTCGCCGAGGGGATCGCCTGCGCCCGGCGCAGCGTCGAGGCCAACGACATGCGGTTGCTGATGCTCGCCAACCAAGCAGAGGGCCATCTGCGGTTCGATGAGCCGGCGCCCGCCGCGGCGGCGCTGCGGGAGGCCCGGGAGCTGGCGCTCGCCACCCGCTCGACGGGCCGGCTGGTGGTGATCGAGGCGCTGCTCGCCGGGTTCCACTACGGGCTCGGCGACTGGGACGCCGCGTTCGCCGGGGCGGGCCGGGCGGACGGGCTGCCGGTTTCGGACGGCTGGCTGCCGGTGGTGGTGCACGGGCTGCGGGCGCTCGTACTGGGCCACCGGGACGAGCGCGAAGCGGCCCGGGCCGAGCTCGCCCTGCTCCCGCCGGACGCGTTCGCCGCTCCGGCGGCCCGCCGCTACAGCGGGCACGTGCTGCTGGCCCGGGCCCTGGTGGCGGAACGCGCGGGCCGGCCGGCCGAGGCGGTGCGCGAGCTGCTGCCGGCACTGGCGGACGGTCCGGACGAGGCGATGGCCTACGAGCGGCCCTGGGTGTTGTCGGAGATCGTCCGGCTGGCCCTGGAGTGCGGGGACACGGCCACGGCCCGGGCGGCGGTGGCGGCCTGCGGGAGGACTGCGGCGGCGCTGGCCGAGCATCCGGGCCCGGCGCTGGCACTGCTGCGCTGCCGGGGCCTGTTCGCGCAGGACCCGCAGCTGCTGGAACAGGCCCTGGAGCGGGCGCAGGCCGCGGGCCGGCCGCTGGTGCTGGGCCAGGCGTGGGAGGACCTCGCGGTGGCCCGGGCCTGGCACGGCGACCTGACGGCGGCGCGGTCGGCGCTGACGCGTGCGGTGGCCGCGTACGAGGACCTGGGCGCGCGGTGGGACACCGCGCGGGCCGACGCCCGGCTGCGGAGCCTGGGCGTGCGGCGGGGCAGCCGCTCGGCGCGGCGGCGGCCTGCGAACGGGTGGGAGGCACTGACGCCGGCGGAGTTGAAGGTGGCCCTGCTCGTCGCGCAGGGCCGTTCCAATCCGGAGATCGCGCGCGCACTGTTCCTTTCCACGCGGACGGTCCAGACGCACGTGTCGCACATCTTGGCGAAGCTCCAGGTCCGCTCGCGGGCGGGGGTGGCCGCTCAGGCGGCCGCGCGACGGGCGGGCCCGGAGTCGGGGCCGGTGCCCGGGCCGTAG